A region of Nocardioides sp. JS614 DNA encodes the following proteins:
- a CDS encoding DUF2877 domain-containing protein, which produces MIPVSAPARVRARLHAAPDGPLPVVHRGRDAIYLDLAGSCVGVVGTRATAVPCALRTALDALDAGSARVTGGVLHLDDEPLVIGRIVDVTVPRLTAATTSGPAPLPGDVREMVGRGDGLTPYDDDVLCGWLAVHRGLGVPTPDADAAIRACVDRTTLLSATLLDCAMHGEVIPEFAAWVATPDDPDRTATLAAVGHTSGRGMLQGARFVLDHLRGAA; this is translated from the coding sequence GTGATCCCCGTCAGCGCGCCGGCTCGGGTGCGTGCCCGCCTGCACGCGGCGCCCGACGGACCGCTGCCGGTGGTGCACCGCGGCCGGGACGCGATCTACCTCGACCTGGCCGGATCCTGCGTCGGCGTGGTCGGCACCCGCGCGACCGCCGTACCGTGCGCGCTGCGCACCGCCCTGGACGCGCTCGACGCCGGCAGCGCCCGCGTCACCGGGGGCGTGCTGCACCTCGACGACGAGCCGCTGGTGATCGGCCGGATCGTCGACGTGACGGTCCCGCGGCTCACCGCCGCGACGACGAGCGGCCCCGCCCCGCTCCCCGGGGACGTGCGGGAGATGGTCGGCCGCGGCGACGGGCTCACGCCGTACGACGACGACGTGCTGTGCGGCTGGCTTGCGGTCCACCGCGGCCTGGGCGTGCCGACGCCCGACGCCGACGCGGCCATCCGGGCCTGCGTCGACCGCACCACGCTGCTCTCGGCCACCCTCCTCGACTGCGCGATGCACGGTGAGGTGATCCCCGAGTTCGCCGCCTGGGTGGCCACCCCCGACGACCCCGACCGCACGGCGACCCTGGCCGCCGTCGGCCACACCTCCGGACGCGGGATGCTGCAGGGCGCCCGTTTCGTCCTCGACCACCTGAGAGGCGCCGCATGA
- a CDS encoding PucR family transcriptional regulator, producing the protein MISGDREELASAALAKVDALHTGLTQIVLEGGNLDGIAAEVARVLEVGVAFTSTDGRERASALPEDLRSALDSHDLVDPTGRLRVERMAGDGAPVETGEARSLRVAAGGVDLARLVCLRPDEPLSSDDVHALERAAAVAALLITREEAVTAVENKYQGDFLRDLLMRRGGLANDQAYVTEHAATFGWDLARPVVVVSAEIDPVPGEEPVGGVQRRQWQERFSAAWRQVSNGLGTGIPCVDFSSEVVTLLPLAGYGPEDDPGDRREDEPVAGHDVVRRAVTAVAGDKGGGRRSFSVGVSRVARTLDELPGAYAQARRAVEVGRRVSGWGSTTFFDQLGLHRLIALIPPEENGELRSFVRDVLGPLAEPTSEAADLRETLQVLLDTNFNVAEAARLQFFHYNTMRYRVSKLERLLGPLSTDPHLRLDVAVALRVLELAG; encoded by the coding sequence TTGATAAGTGGAGACCGCGAGGAGCTGGCCAGTGCCGCGCTGGCCAAGGTGGACGCCCTGCACACCGGGCTGACCCAGATCGTGCTCGAGGGCGGCAACCTGGACGGCATCGCGGCCGAGGTCGCGCGGGTGCTGGAGGTCGGCGTGGCGTTCACGAGCACCGACGGCCGCGAGCGCGCCTCGGCGCTCCCGGAGGACCTGCGCTCGGCCCTCGACTCCCACGACCTGGTCGACCCGACCGGACGGTTGCGGGTCGAGCGGATGGCGGGCGACGGGGCCCCGGTCGAGACCGGCGAGGCGCGCAGCCTCCGGGTGGCGGCGGGCGGCGTGGACCTGGCCCGACTGGTCTGCCTGCGCCCGGACGAGCCGCTCAGCTCCGACGACGTGCACGCCCTGGAGCGGGCGGCCGCGGTCGCGGCGCTGCTGATCACCCGCGAGGAGGCCGTCACCGCGGTCGAGAACAAGTACCAGGGCGACTTCCTGCGCGACCTGCTGATGCGCCGCGGCGGCCTGGCCAACGACCAGGCGTACGTCACCGAGCACGCCGCGACCTTCGGCTGGGACCTGGCCCGCCCGGTGGTCGTCGTCTCGGCCGAGATCGACCCGGTGCCGGGGGAGGAGCCCGTCGGGGGCGTGCAGCGCCGCCAGTGGCAGGAGCGCTTCTCGGCCGCGTGGCGCCAGGTCAGCAACGGCCTCGGGACCGGGATCCCGTGCGTGGACTTCTCCTCGGAGGTGGTCACGCTGCTGCCGTTGGCCGGCTACGGGCCGGAGGACGACCCCGGCGACCGGCGCGAGGACGAGCCGGTCGCGGGCCACGACGTCGTACGCCGGGCGGTGACCGCCGTCGCCGGCGACAAGGGCGGCGGCCGCCGCTCGTTCTCGGTCGGCGTCAGCCGGGTCGCCCGCACCCTCGACGAGCTGCCCGGCGCCTACGCGCAGGCGCGCCGAGCCGTCGAGGTCGGCCGGCGGGTGAGCGGCTGGGGGTCCACGACGTTCTTCGACCAGCTCGGCCTGCACCGGCTGATCGCGCTCATCCCCCCGGAGGAGAACGGCGAGCTGCGCTCGTTCGTCCGCGACGTGCTCGGCCCGCTGGCCGAGCCGACCAGCGAGGCCGCCGACCTGCGCGAGACGCTCCAGGTGCTGCTGGACACGAACTTCAACGTCGCCGAGGCCGCGCGGCTGCAGTTCTTCCACTACAACACGATGCGCTACCGGGTCTCGAAGCTGGAGCGGCTGCTCGGGCCGCTCTCCACCGATCCGCACCTGCGCCTCGACGTCGCCGTGGCCCTGCGAGTGCTGGAGCTCGCCGGCTGA